The following coding sequences are from one Candidatus Methylomirabilota bacterium window:
- a CDS encoding D-2-hydroxyacid dehydrogenase, which translates to MKLVIHPPVEPERLTQIRAAAGDMAVVNARDEAEAIRAIADADAFFGKLTPALLAAARRLRWVQAPTVSLEHYVFPELVSHPVTLTNMRGLFSDVIADHVFGYIICFARNFHRYIRNQLAARWEAVGGEAARSTFAAGPGRVSAMDRAHLHLADTTLGVVGLGQIGSEIARRGLAFGMRVVAVDPARTQAPAGVAALWKPDRLPDLLGESDFVVVAAPHTPETYKLFRSAQFRQMKPTAYFINIGRGAIVDLADLTAALQAGELAGAGLDVYEVEPLPAEHPLWRLENVILTPHVAGASPRIAERHLAVLLRNIRHFVRGEPLENVADKAAWF; encoded by the coding sequence GCCGTGGTGAACGCGCGGGACGAGGCGGAGGCGATCCGCGCGATCGCCGACGCCGACGCCTTCTTCGGGAAGCTCACGCCGGCTCTGCTGGCGGCGGCGCGCCGGCTCCGGTGGGTCCAGGCGCCCACGGTGAGCCTCGAGCACTACGTGTTCCCGGAGCTGGTCAGCCACCCCGTCACCCTGACCAACATGCGGGGCCTCTTCTCGGATGTCATCGCCGACCACGTCTTCGGCTACATCATCTGCTTCGCGCGGAACTTCCACCGCTACATCCGCAACCAGCTCGCCGCCCGCTGGGAGGCGGTAGGAGGCGAGGCCGCGCGCTCGACGTTCGCGGCGGGCCCCGGTCGGGTGAGCGCCATGGACCGCGCCCACCTCCACCTCGCCGACACCACCCTCGGCGTCGTCGGGCTCGGCCAGATCGGCTCCGAGATCGCGCGCCGCGGGCTCGCCTTCGGGATGCGGGTCGTCGCGGTGGACCCGGCCCGGACCCAGGCCCCGGCCGGCGTGGCGGCGCTATGGAAGCCCGACCGTCTGCCGGACCTGCTCGGCGAGAGCGACTTCGTGGTCGTCGCCGCGCCCCACACGCCGGAGACCTACAAGCTCTTCCGGAGTGCCCAGTTCCGCCAGATGAAGCCCACGGCGTACTTCATCAACATCGGCCGTGGCGCGATCGTCGACCTGGCCGACCTGACCGCCGCCCTTCAGGCCGGCGAGCTGGCCGGCGCCGGCCTCGACGTCTACGAGGTCGAGCCGCTACCGGCCGAGCACCCGCTCTGGCGGCTCGAGAACGTGATCCTCACGCCGCACGTGGCCGGCGCCTCCCCGCGAATCGCCGAGCGGCACCTCGCGGTCCTCCTCCGCAACATCCGCCACTTCGTGCGGGGAGAGCCGCTCGAGAACGTGGCCGACAAGGCCGCCTGGTTCTAG
- a CDS encoding response regulator yields MAAPVSDLDILVLEDDPLVRLSLLETLAHAGYRAIGTGNGLEGLARLAEGSPRLILMDMVMPGMDGYEFLARLRANSEWSQIPVVIISSLGYALQESVDHRGRDTLGIFGIVPKPIDTATLLELVGLMLGVDGSEPQEPEPGAPPPDRE; encoded by the coding sequence GTGGCCGCACCGGTATCCGATCTCGACATCCTGGTTCTCGAAGATGACCCGCTCGTCCGCCTGAGCTTGCTCGAGACGCTCGCGCACGCGGGCTACCGGGCGATCGGGACGGGGAACGGACTCGAAGGCCTGGCGAGATTGGCCGAAGGGTCTCCGCGCCTGATCCTGATGGATATGGTCATGCCGGGCATGGACGGATACGAGTTCCTGGCGCGACTCCGAGCGAATTCGGAGTGGTCCCAGATCCCCGTGGTGATCATTTCCAGCCTCGGCTACGCCCTTCAGGAATCCGTCGACCACCGTGGCCGCGACACGCTGGGCATCTTCGGCATCGTGCCCAAGCCGATCGACACGGCGACGCTGCTCGAGCTGGTCGGCCTCATGCTGGGGGTTGACGGAAGCGAACCGCAGGAGCCGGAACCCGGGGCGCCGCCGCCCGACCGGGAGTGA
- a CDS encoding response regulator translates to MTSPGDAKSRKWILVADDDPAVRSLVVRVLQDAGYAAVGAEDGIAACDLVEQIFPHLIILDLHMPRMSGVEFLARWQQIPVLILSGYLSEHRVEQGRPNVVGVLEKPFDLDVLVAKVREVLGG, encoded by the coding sequence ATGACCTCACCCGGCGACGCCAAGTCCCGAAAATGGATTCTGGTCGCGGATGACGACCCGGCGGTGCGGTCTTTAGTCGTCCGCGTGCTTCAGGACGCCGGGTATGCCGCAGTCGGAGCGGAAGACGGCATCGCGGCCTGCGATCTGGTCGAGCAGATCTTCCCCCACCTGATCATCCTCGACCTGCACATGCCTCGCATGTCAGGAGTCGAGTTCCTGGCGCGCTGGCAGCAGATTCCGGTCCTCATCCTGTCGGGCTACCTCAGCGAACATCGAGTCGAACAGGGCCGCCCGAACGTGGTGGGAGTGCTCGAGAAGCCGTTCGACCTCGACGTGCTGGTCGCCAAGGTGCGCGAGGTCCTGGGAGGTTAG